Proteins from a genomic interval of Asterias rubens chromosome 16, eAstRub1.3, whole genome shotgun sequence:
- the LOC117300631 gene encoding proteasome inhibitor PI31 subunit-like, with the protein MAASGSPGMELLYASVKDQIRSQYDALVCCLHWNMVHSGFKCVGTEESPTGQKSELLPDGWCEGTSDSYALRYQPTEGEDGYLLKVVRIDDTLLVHVLRERDEKLSDLSLETSDYVNVDHLGNFHRMFQNLNKLQQQFKTDLTDKLKDVPSSSTSSGRTLRDTRQQENPRGREEGIDPLRMPSRQPYRDTRPEWGQPANPFVVGEGDLDPFSGAPPGMLMDPRRQGFPGGYGGGLGMPGGRLPRGAVPPGSRFDPIGPPDPDGRVPNPNPQGRYRGEPDPDHERPPGFDDMFM; encoded by the exons ATGGCGGCCTCCGGCAGCCCTGGAATGGAGCTTCTTTACGCTAGTGTAAAAGACCAAATCCGATCTCAGTATGATGCTCTCGTCTGTTGTTTACACTGGAATATGGTTCACAGTGGGTTTAAGTGTGTTGGAACAGAAGAATCG cCCACTGGACAGAAGAGTGAACTTCTTCCAGATGGTTGGTGTGAGGGGACCAGTGACTCCTATGCATTGAGGTATCAGCCTACTGAGGGTGAAGATGGTTACCTGCTAAAGGTGGTCAGGATTGATGATACACTACTGGTTCATGTTCtg AGAGAACGAGATGAGAAGCTATCAGATCTATCTTTGGAGACCTCAGACTACGTGAACGTGGACCATCTTggaaactttcacag GATGTTTCAAAACCTAAACAAGCTTCAGCAACAATTCAAAACGGACCTGACAGACAAACTAAAAGACGTCCCTTCATCAAGTACATCGTCTGGACGAACCCTAAGAGACACGAGGCAGCAGGAAAACCCAAGGGGTAGGGAGGAAGGCATAGATCCCCTCAGAATGCCCAGCAGACAGCCTTACAGAGATACACGACCAGAGTG GGGACAACCCGCCAATCCCTTTGTCGTTGGTGAGGGCGACTTGGATCCCTTCAGTGGTGCTCCCCCTGGAATGCTAATGGATCCACGAAGACAAGGTTTTCCAGGAGGGTATGGTGGAGGTCTTGGCATGCCTGGAGGAAGATTACCCAG AGGAGCAGTACCTCCTGGTTCAAGGTTTGATCCGATCGGTCCTCCTGATCCAGACGGAAGGGTTCCCAATCCCAATCCACAAGGAAGATATCGAGGTGAACCTGACCCAGACCATGAACGTCCTCCAGGGTTTGATGATATGTTCATGTAG